ACCGAGCTGCTGATCCGCAAGCTGCCCTTCCAGCGTCTGGTGAGGGAAATCGCTCAGGATTTCAAGACCGACCTGCGCTTCCAGAGTTCGGCTGTTATGGCGCTGCAGGAGTCAAGTGAGGCCTATCTGGTTGGTCTGTTTGAGGACACCAACCTGTGCGCCATTCATGCCAAGCGAGTCACCATCATGCCTAAAGATATTCAGCTGGCTCGCCGTATCCGTGGTGAACGTGCATAAACTGGTTTTCATTGACGGTCCCGCCCTCCCTAGTTTGTGCGGAGAGAAACCAAAGGCTCTTTTAAGAGCCACTTCAATATTCCTAAAAAAGCAAATGTACCTAGTACAGTTCTCAGTTGGTTACTTGCTGGTTCCGTTGTAAGTGAAACTTAACGTGAACGTACTTTCTATTTTGCATGATTGTTTTcgtttagtgtgtgtgtgtgtgtgtgtgtgtgtgtgcacaacTACAAATCTGTGGTAAGATGGGTTTATTGTgtaaattttaaattacaaacatTTTAGGTCTGAGACCTCGGGGCCATATCTAAtctttccaaaaaaaaagtcaagccccaggtacaCATGACTTTGCCCCAGATCTCTGCAGTGACTAGAAACTCCAATTCAATTCTTTTTATTGTGTACAAGTATGAGTACTGTGTACAATGACATGCTTGcttgcatgtgctcctgcagacaATGAACATAGACACAAGATGGATAGACAACAGGATGATAAGTGAATGTAATGATAATGTACCTCCTGGTATGAATGACAATTTGTGGAAGTTGGTCATTTATAGTGGAAACTCCTATTTGAAAATTGGAATTTCTAATTGGAAGCATCTTATTGCATGAAAAAATCCAAATGCACAAAACACAATGGATAATAAACCTCTCTTAAACTGGCTTGTGGCTGTGCTGTGATTATGGTTTCTCTAATAAAGATGGATTAAACTGGAAATACAGGAGGCAGGAACCActgctaaaataaaaaaataccatGAAAACTGGTTCTCACTTTGCTTAAAAGTACCTGGGTCTGTCCTGAATGtcagtatactgtatgtggtgGTGCAGTAAGAATAGTGTACCAGTGGTGAGTAATGTGGGGGTGTGATGGTTTGGGGGTGTTTTGCTGCCTTAGGACCTTGACAATGCACCTTATTGAGGGAATCATTAATTCTGCATCTATCCACAAGGGAATGTAACAAGACAGTGATTCCATATATACAAGGAAGATAACAGCACAATGGCTGGGGAATGTGACAGCAATTGAAAAGAAGCGTTCATGCTTGAAAATATCACTGAGCTAAAGCAGCTCTGAATAGAGGAGCGTGACAAAATTGGAGGAGAAGCCTTTGCAGCTCAGGGAAGTCTAGTCAGTTATTCAGCAGGGGGGTGCTTATCCATACAGGTTCTTAGATATTAGCAGGGTCCACACCAGATATAAAAATCAGTCATCCTTCCAATTTCTAAATAATGGTAGAAATAAATAAGGTGACTCTTACCATTGTCACGGTTCCTTCTGTGATTATAGAATGAATGCTTACCGCAAATGAATGTTTTCATGCTTTATTGAGCTTATCGCACAAATGTATACACTGACTTGCTAACACATCAATGGCATAATTTCAAGCACACATACTGTTAAATATATTGCaatttgaaaacaaaaatatctgcCCAATACTTCATCACAGTTATATAATTTTAGAGCTTTTAAAACGAAATTGTTAATATATCATATTGCAAATACAACTATTCATCTTCCCTAATGATTATCCAACACAGGGTTGTTTAGCCTTGagatacatatgtgtgtgtgtgtgtgttgccggGTAAAGTATCCACGAAACAACAAGCAACTTTTTATGTGGGATCTTTTATTCAATGCAGGGACACCGAACCGGGACAATTTAACCATCccatttattaaataaagaaaagaaaattacaatTTGCCCTCCGtaaaaaaatccaaatttaAGAAAACCCTTAAATCAGGCAAACCAGAAGTTTTATAAACCCCTTATTCTCGTTCGAAagtagaaaataataaaaaaaagaaaacatgaaaaagatCCCCAGTACAATTACAGTAGTGACAGTCCCCTTTTATCAGCCGTTTCTCCACACGTGGCTTCCTCAACACCTCTCTTCACCCAGCAACTACCACCTGCTGAGCTCACCAGGCCAGACCACCACCGCGTCCACGCTCAATCCTCCCTCATCTGACGTCCTCCTAAATCTGACGCTTCCAATTTCTCCTTGGTTACAATAAACCCCAGGGATTTCCCCAAATATCTCA
This window of the Paramormyrops kingsleyae isolate MSU_618 chromosome 19, PKINGS_0.4, whole genome shotgun sequence genome carries:
- the LOC111844413 gene encoding histone H3-like, which translates into the protein MARTKQTARKSTGGKAPRKQLATKAARKSAPATGGVKKPHRYRPGTVALREIRRYQKSTELLIRKLPFQRLVREIAQDFKTDLRFQSSAVMALQESSEAYLVGLFEDTNLCAIHAKRVTIMPKDIQLARRIRGERA